CCGTGCCGATTTCGCTGGCCAAACAACAAATCCATCGGGCGGAATCGCAATTGCGACTGACCGAAGCGATGCAAAGCCTGCCACTATCGCGGTTGGACAGCGATTCGCCGCGACTGATTCCCACGTTGGTGCCGTTGTTGCGTGCGGAGCGGCTGTTGCGACTGGCGGAGTTTCAGCGCATCGGCCGCCGACCCACGCCCGGCGACCCGCAGGGCGAAGATCGCGCCATCCAAGATGCACTCACCACCGCGAAATCGCAATTGGCCCTGATGCGCGGCGCTCCCAGCAGCACCGCCCCGCTGAGTTTGGCGACCCCGCTGGGGTTGGCCGCCATTGTCGGCATGGATAGCGCGGAACGAACCTGGACCCGACTCCCCGAAAGCGCCGCCTTTGAACGCGGCCTACCAATCACCTGGGATACGCCCGCCACGCTGCGAATCGAGCGATTCACCCCGCAATCGTTCGATGAATCGCGAACGGCCCGCTCCCGGATTCCACTGTTGATCGGTGCTGGAATTCTGGGGATTCTCGCTTGGTTGGTGCTGGGGCAACGCGGCTGGCCGGAACAACTCGCCGCACTGGGCATGATCGCCGTCGCCAGCTTGGGCGATCTCGATGGCCTGTGGTTCTGGTCGCTCCCGGCCGTTGCCCTCATCGCTCGGTTGGTCATTCTGGTGCGATATCTGCGACGGGCACCACGCTAACGGGAATCGACCATGCCAGACGATCAACCGATGCTTCGGATTCCGATTCGGTCATTCCGGCAGACGGATTCCGGATTCGCCTCGCACATTCGGGATGACCTTCTCGCGGTGGAAGAGCCGCTGGAGATTCGCCTCGGGTTCGGCCCGCGCGCCGCTCGCCAGAGCGCGGCCATCAGCGTCACCATGCGCACGCCCGGCCACGACCGCGAATTGGCATTGGGATTTCTCTTCAATGAAGCGGTGCTAACCAATGCGCAATCGGTGGAGGATTGGCATTCCCCGACGCGCGGCGTGATTCAAGCGGAACTCGCTCCCGACGTGCGGGTCGATCTCAACCGATTGCACCGAAATGTCTACACCACTTCCAGTTGCGGCGTTTGCGGCAAGGCAAGCCTGGATGCGGTCGCAGTCGCCCTGCCGGACTTGCTCGATGAATCCGGCCCGACGATCGCACCGGAATTGCTGCTGGAATTGCCCGCCAAACTGCGCCAAGCCCAAGCCGTATTCGAGCAGACCGGCGGACTCCACGCATCGGCGCTCTTCGATTCATCTGGCCAATTGCTGGCCATGCGCGAAGATGTGGGCCGACATAACGCCTTGGATAAACTCATCGGCTGGGCCTTGGAATCTGGTCAAATTCCCCTGCGGAATTCGGTGCTTTTAGTCAGCGGACGTGTTAGTTTTGAGTTGACGCAAAAAGCGCTGATGGCTGGCATTCCGATTCTGGCGGCCGTGGGTGCGCCGTCGAGTTTGGCCGTGGAGCTGGCCGATTCGCAGGGGCAAACGCTGGTCGGCTTTCTGCGAGATGGTCGCTATAATGTCTACACCGGAGCCGCAAGGTTGGGCGGTCTCTCCTCTCTCGGAGCGGATTCATGAGCAATAAGCCACACTCCCCGACGATTCCCCTCGACCCCGCCCGCGAATCGTCTGC
This DNA window, taken from Tuwongella immobilis, encodes the following:
- the fdhD gene encoding formate dehydrogenase accessory sulfurtransferase FdhD, translating into MPDDQPMLRIPIRSFRQTDSGFASHIRDDLLAVEEPLEIRLGFGPRAARQSAAISVTMRTPGHDRELALGFLFNEAVLTNAQSVEDWHSPTRGVIQAELAPDVRVDLNRLHRNVYTTSSCGVCGKASLDAVAVALPDLLDESGPTIAPELLLELPAKLRQAQAVFEQTGGLHASALFDSSGQLLAMREDVGRHNALDKLIGWALESGQIPLRNSVLLVSGRVSFELTQKALMAGIPILAAVGAPSSLAVELADSQGQTLVGFLRDGRYNVYTGAARLGGLSSLGADS